In a genomic window of Chaetodon auriga isolate fChaAug3 chromosome 1, fChaAug3.hap1, whole genome shotgun sequence:
- the tipin gene encoding LOW QUALITY PROTEIN: TIMELESS-interacting protein (The sequence of the model RefSeq protein was modified relative to this genomic sequence to represent the inferred CDS: inserted 1 base in 1 codon): MENRLHNFPDFNSMEDEAFPPLPPPHSPGQGGPDDGDPFENGEEDGDVSKLAEVPVAKRKGVKRPQPKLDSNRLISERGLPALRTLFDNVRFKGRGHEAEDLQLLMQKMENWAHRLYPKLQFEDFIDRVEKLGKKKEVQTCLKRIRLDMPLTHEDYVDKDGEEQAAPESDVFGDADPFNRSSFSNDLHEPVHSTPAPPAPPTPSPPAPSLTEEQRQRMELNRQRALERKLARQQQQTDPSHSQTVDSSTSADEPASASSAKALDRSEDQEEVEEEVEELDLEPASSSSSSTEQPSQRPHKDSEPPAASPQREREDESSXRQLRQPSSRREDGG; this comes from the exons ATGGAAAATCGGCTGCATAACTTTCCTGACTTCAACAGCATGGAGGATGAAGCTTTCCCTCCCCTCCCGCCGCCTCACTCCCCGGGCCAGGGAGGACCAGACGACGGAGACCCTTTTGAAAATG GGGAGGAAGACGGCGACGTGTCCAAGCTGGCTGAGGTCCCTGTGGCTAAAAGGAAAGGCGTGAAGAGGCCACAACCCAAGCTGGACTCTAACAG GCTGATCTCAGAACGAGGACTTCCTGCTCTGCGCACGCTGTTTGATAACGTCCGTTTCAAAGGCAGAGGACATGAG GCCGaggacctgcagctgctgatgcaGAAGATGGAGAACTGGGCCCACAGGTTGTATCCGAAACTACAGTTTGAAGACTTCATCGACAGAGTGGAGAAGCtgggaaagaagaaggaggtGCAG accTGCCTCAAACGGATACGACTGGACATGCCTCTGACACACGAGGACTACGTGGATAAAGACG GTGAAGAGCAGGCGGCTCCTGAATCAGACGTCTTCGGGGACGCAGATCCCTTCAACAGATCGAGCTTCTCTAACGACCTGCATGAGCCGGTCCACTCTACCCCGGCCCCACCGGCTCCACCTACTCCGTCTCCACCCGCTCCCTCCCTGACCGAGGAGCAGCGTCAGCGCATGGAGCTGAACCGACAGCGAGCCCTGGAGAGGAAGCTCGCccgccagcagcagcaaacag ATCCTTCACACTCCCAGACCGTCGACTCGTCCACGTCAGCTGATGAACCCGCGTCTGCCTCCTCTGCAAAAGCCCTCGACCGCTCTGAAGatcaggaggaggtggaggaggaggtggaggagttggaCCTGGagccagccagcagcagcagcagcagcacagagcagcccAGCCAGCGTCCACACAAAGACTCTGAGCCTCCTGCTGCGTCacctcagagggagagagaggacgaaAGCA TCCGTCAGCTCCGTCAGCCCAGCAGCAGGCGTGAGGACGGAGGTTAA